In the genome of Dromiciops gliroides isolate mDroGli1 chromosome 1, mDroGli1.pri, whole genome shotgun sequence, the window ACCACTCTTCAAGCAGCAAGCTGACAAACTCAAGTGAATGCAGAGCAGGAAAACAAGAATATCGAGAGATCTGGAAATCAGGTCAATGAGGAAATTAAGCCTCAACAAAAGGAGATGGAATGTGGATGGAATATAACAGCCATCTTCAAGGATCTTCGTGTGGAAGAGGGTTAAACACAATTAGCCTCAGTGGAGAGAACTAGTCCACTGAGGTTTTCACCTAATACAAGGGAAATCTTTCTAAACAGTGAGTTCTGTCCAAAAGTGAAAAGGTTGCCTCAGAAGATACTGGGTTTCCCCTAcctagaggtcttcaaacagaaacTAGATGACTACTTACTGGGAATATTATAGGTCTTTAAAGGTTTGAGTTGTACTGGGGGACCTCTGGGATGTCTTAATTCTAAAGTTCTGTACTAGAACAGTAGAAATCccttggggtttggggggagagaCACAGAGCATGTGCATTTTAAGAGGGGACACAATGAaccaaagaaattaatttctaCAGGAAGCATTGCAAAACAAGTAGTTAAGAGGTGGTAAAGAGAGTCTGGAACAGCAAAAATCTTTCAAGCCCCTACAGTACCTAACTGAAATGCTGACCCTATTTCATTACCTATACTTTAAATTTAGCCACTAGGTTGATTCAGTCCCTTATGTTGCTTTATGGTTCAAGGAACCCCCATCACTAatcaaaagcatttaataagtatatAATTTCATTCTTGCTTCCCCTGGGAAAGTCAAGCAGACCCCAAAATGAGATAAGGATACTttaatcaatccacaagcatttcttAACCAATTACCATTGAGAATAcaaaatagcccctgccttcaaggagtttacattctaatgaagaaggcAACAtggatatatatatctatagagatAAATATGTACTCATGCACATGTACATgtcatctctctatatatacacactcatgtacatttatatacatatcctCATATATCCTCACATATTTATctcgtgtatgtgtatataaatataaaatatacacaggtCTAAGAGAGGACACAGATATCTAGAGAGAGAGTCTATGGAGAAAGAGAGGTATATGATATATGCAAATCAAATAAACGCTAACACTTTAATAAAGTACCCAATTCCACATCCATTAAGAGTTTAAAGTGTCCTAGGAGttgagaatacaaaaacaaaaaatagtctcCTGAGCAGCAAGTAGGGTCAGAGATAGAGGAAAGTTGGAGTTTGATCAGCTTaacaaaatcatttaatctaggatcatagatctggagctggaaagaatctccaaaggccacttagtccaacctcctcattttataggtgatgaaactgaggtccagagcagTTAAATTACTGACCAAAGGAAtctggcctcagcttcctcttctgtaaaaagggTGGACTAGCACGACCTGAGGTTGTTGTGAGTCTTAAATGAGGTCTTCTACAGAAAGCCCTTCGCAAATATTCCGGGGCTGTTTAAATGCCAGCTCTAGAAATGCCTGCTCTCAGAGTCCCTCCACAGGACAAGATAATGCATCACTAGACAGTTTTCTGACCTAGCGGGCCCTTCTGCTTCCCCCAAAATTGAAGGGGGTAAAAATGCAAGCTACCCCTATTGACTCAAAGACTAAATAATAATGGTAATCATCACCACGTTAAAAAACAATGCAAGTTACCACGCTCAAAAACAATGCCTTGCACTGGTAAAGTGCTCAGTTATTTTACATagcattggggggaggggggagataaggGGCAAACACTTTGAACTCGAACCACAGGGGTCAAGTGCatggggtgggtggatggatgtgggataggtggatggatgtgGGGAGGGTTGGGGGCAAGAAGCGGCCGTGGGACTCAGTTGTCAAGAGGTTTCGAAGACAAGAACGAAAGGATGTGAGCCGGCAAGATCTAATTCCGATCTTCGCTCCCCAGAATGAAACAGGTAAAAGACAAAGCCCCGCCCGGCCCCCCTTGGTTACCAGGACCACGCCCCCCTGACAACCATCCAAccagagaagggggtggggggggccgtCTTCGAGCCCGGGGGTGAGACGAGAGAAATTTTTTAGAGATTTGGGGCCTTCGATTTTGTAGCAGGAGCAAACGGGAGAGAATTTCCAATAGCCAAGGAGGAGACGTACTCTAGAGAAATGAGGGCCAATGACGACTTCCCAGGAAGCACTTTGCTCTACGAGGAAAGTGCTCTGTGACGAAAGAGTCTTATAGGCTCGCCGCCGCCCAAAATTACAGCAACAGTAGTCGTGGCCGAGTGGTTAAGGCGATGGACTAGAAATCCATTGGGGTCTCCCCGCGCAGGTTCGAATCCTGCCGACTACGGGAAAtctaaacttttttaaaagacatacaccgcaggtttttttttcttttttcccccacgcCCTGCCTCCCACAGAAATACTGCAAAGGAGCGAAGCGGGGGAGAGCGGGACCCTCCGGGCAGAGGCGCGAAGAGGCCCCGAGAAGGGTGTCGATTGTGTTTCCTACGTGAGgccagaagagggagagaagaccaAGCGCGGCAAGCCGGAGGCCAAGCGGCTGCCAGGATTCGGGCCTCCTTCCCCACGCAGACGGGCCCGCCCAGGAGCTGTGGAGTCTAACCCGCGCTCCGAGCCCCCGAAGTGTTTCTCTCGTTTGGCCGCGAGCGCACCccggaggggaggaggggaggaagaggagaaggcgCGTCCTCCGAGGCCCCCAGCCGCGCGCCCGCGCCAGAGGAGGGAAGCGGACTGGGAGGCAGGGGGCGCGCGAGAGCCGCAGACGGCACGCGCCTCCAGACCACGCGTTGCCCTAGGCAACCAGCCCAGACTATGGGATGACGGTAGagtggagtgggaagggaggcggtggaaggaaggggaaggaccggccaagatggcggaggaccTGGACGACCTATTGGATGAGGTGGAGTCCAAGTTCTGTGGACCCAAATTCTTGAGTCCGGGACCTCTCGAGCGGCCTCCGGGGAGGGGCAACACCGTGGGCTGCAGCAGGAACAGCGCCGACCGGGAGATAGAGGACGACGACTCTTTCGACGACGACGACGAGGACGACGACGAGGAGGATGACGACGACGACCTCAGGTGAGATAGAGGACGGGGTGGGAGGGGTTCTGGTACAGCCTGAGGTAGACCCCGAGTCGTCCCCTAAAGAAAGTAAATTACACCTGCACCCCCAGTTGCGGAGGAAAGTAACTGCGCACCCCGACCTCCCAGCGTGCGGCCGGGGCGGGGCCACAGCTGGCCCCGCCCCCTGGCGCTGTCTCCCGCCTTCAGTCTGTCCTCTCACTGGTCCGCATCAGGCCCTAGGCTCCCATGCCTGTGACCTCTGAGGGTTTTCGGGGCCTGAAACTGCCCCAAAGGAGGCGGAAAGGTGCACTCCCTTCCTACACACCCATAGCGGCGTCCGAGGGTCTGGATGTTCGGGGGCCGGGGGGCAGTGATGGGGTTTACTTCTCAACCcgagaggggggcagggagggagagaccgagagagagggggagagagagagagagagagagagagagagggagagagagagagagagagagagagagagagagagagagagagagagtgtgtgtgtgtgtgtgtgtgtgtgtgtgtgtgtgtgtgtgtgtgtgtacatggggGGGGTGTACATGGGTTCTCACTCCTGAATTTAGAAGTGTGTGTATTGATGGGTTGAGTCTCTTCAGtccaaaattgtgtgtgtgtgtgtgtttatgtgtatcaCTAGGTCCAGCATGAAGGTGGGTGCATGTGTCCAGTCTGCAACAAAAGTGTTTACATCTGGAAAAACGAAACAGAccgccttttttctttcttcttctagtTTTAGTAAAAGCTTTATTCCAGAAATGTTGCAGGACTCCAAAGTCCTAATTGGTCTTGGTGTTTGGAACTATTCCaaaatgtgtgtacatacatacatatccaatGAGACCAATTTTCTTCTAAGTATACAATCACAAAATCAGAAAGGACCTTGCATATGATCCTTTCCAGCACATCTTgtttttacagatttggaaacaggGTTCtaaacagttaagtgatttgccactgacctgcagttaggaagacctcaatCAGGTctttagtaagcatttagtaagagagtgctacatgccaggcactgcgtTTTGAtattggggattcaaagaaaggtatAAGACAGTCTTAGCTCCCAGGAAGCTTACTTCTTACCTCTGAAGGCTAGCTCAGTGACCCTaggtaatcaatcaataaaaatttaagtgactACCCTCAAAGACAACCCCTACCCTCAAAGTGTTTATtgtctaacagaggagacaacagGCAAGCAAATAtgtgcaaagcaagctatatgcaggataaataagaaataattaacagagagaaggcactagaatcaagagggttgggaaaggcttctgtaaaagatgggattttagttgggacttaacagaagccaggaaagtcagtaggcagagtaagttacttaacctatgttggcctcagtttccttttctgtaaagtgaggtCTGTAGTACCTACCCTACCCCACCTTCCAGGTTGTTATGAGaacaaaatgagagaattttaagaatatttataaatctttctgtggcaagatttgaacccaggtcctttgcaACTCCTATTTTGCCTTTGCCTTCAAAGCCAAGTTTAAAaccatccaagaaaaaaaaattctcctatgGAAGCTATACCCGTTCAGTTAGACAGTCAGCCAGCAAgtactatgccaggcactgtgctaaatgctagagatgCAAAGGCCCATGGTCCCTGCCTaggaggagctcacagtctaatgggggatcCGTTTATCTATATCATGTTTCTATATAACCAAAGAATTATGCCAAAGTATAATCAAAGCATGATGTAGTGCAAAGTACACTGACCACCTCTCAAGTGGAACTGAGTCCTGCAACAACTTACATAATTCAGGGTGATGATTAAGTAAATCaattcatttctctgggtcttagtttcttcttgTATGAAATAGGAAATGATAGTTAGAATAGGTGacctccaaagtcctttccagatctgaaattccatgattttaaacattattttcctttttttcctgtatacatggcttgtttgtacatttttgtttgcatgttgtctcccctattagtttgtgagcttcttgaaggtagggactgtcttttgccttttttttgtatcccagggcttaacacagtgcctatagtacatagtaggcactcattgctcagttgtttcagttttaattgactctttgtgaccccttttggggttttcttggcaaatattccGGAGTGATTTATCACTTCCttcccagctcattttctagataaggaaagtggggcaaatggagttaagtgatttgcccaggatcatgacacagctagtaagtgtcagaggccaaacttgaactcaggaaaaagtcTTCTtcactctaggcctagcactctatccactgtgtcacctagctccccctatttagtaaacatgaaataaatgtttattgactaattccACTTAGGCCTTACTTAGTTTTCTCACCTAATATTTTATGGAAATGATCGTTTGGAGGCCTGGAAATATTATATTCAGTCAGTACCATTTACAGGCATCCAACTTCCTGACATTAagcacctgggttcaattcttgcTGTGTTGGGTACTGCTTCTTGTCCCTATAAGCTAGTCACTTTACTTCTGCAGGCCTGtcttctacatctgtaaaatgaggaacatGTACTAGACAATCTCAAAGGCCCCTACCAGTTTTAAATCTACAATCCTCGTATTCTGTAGTTTCACTCAAACCAAATgatcaatttaatatttaataatagaggggcagctagttggcgcagtggatagaacaccggccctggattcaggaggacctgagttcaaatcagacctcagacactttacatacttactagctgtgtgaccctgggcaagtcacttaaccccaaattgcctcacttaaaaaacaaacaaatatgtaataatagctagaatttatatagctctttaatgtttgcatagtgctttacaaatatcccatttcatcttcacaacaatcatgggaggtaggtggtctattatccccattttacagataagaaaactgaagcagacaatgtttcagtgactttcccagggccacacagctagcaagttccTGAGgacaaacttgaactcaggtcttcctgtctccaagtctaatgctctatccacttcatcacctacctgcccaaacAAAATTGTCTAATTCAAGCATAGTGTAGTAATTATTTCTATAACTTGTGATCTATCATTCATTCCAcccactaagcatttattattgttatatgctatgtgctaggcattgtgttagATACTGAACATGCACAGTTttaaatttgaaacacaaagaacATCATTTGGAAATTCCAGGTTTGTGACTGACCTCATGTTCTCTAGAAATCATTTTCAGTAGCTCTCTAATTTAGATTGGCTTTTAATTTCTTTGGCTAAAGGCAAGTGTTACAATGAAGAGATcctgaaaaattaaaatgtgcaaatagttgttttgttttgtttttaataaaaattttaaccaATGCAATTAGTCTCTATAATCAAAAAGTAACTTTGCATCCTGTAAGAGTGTTAAGATACCAGTGCTGAATGACACTCTATAGAAGGTCAGTAGTAAGCAGTTTTTGAAAAACAGAAGCTTTGTGTATATACTACTGTACTAAGGTGACCTAGAATCTAGTCTCTAGATATCCACTTAACTTTTTCTAAGGggagatgagggggcagctagatcttatagtggataaaacacctgccctggattcaggaggacctgagttcaaatttggattcagatacttgacagttactagctgcgagactctgggcaagtcacttaaccctcatttacctgtccccccagaaaaaaaaccctaacaactGATTTCTGCCATAGTCAATTTTTTTCATCCTTGTCAAGtaatcatatgtgtgtgtgtataaaattttaCCTCTAACTATAATAACAGCTAAAACATAGCACTTTGGGATTTGCAATGCAGTTTATAGCTATATTATCCTATTTGAGCCCCATAACAACTCAGTAAAGTGAAGTCAATTAGGTGGtacactgaatctggagtcaggaagacatgagttcgaattcagcctcagacattggccatgtgactctgggcaagtcacttgacctctctgtgccttagtatcctcatctataaaatgggggtactTAGCACAATCTCCTAGGGGAAGTGTAAGGGTAGGgctgttgtaagaataaaatgagataatagtcgtaaagtactttgccaaaatttaaattgctatataaatgctcactatTATTAACTACTAAAGAGGTAATTATTTCTCTGAGAATGAAACCCTGGTTTTTTCAAAGGACTAGTTGAGATagccttacttctttttttttttcttttttttttaattaataaagtattttatttttttcccattacatgtaaagatagttctcaacttttgtttatacaagctctccaatttcagattttttctccctccctcccccctcccctagacagcaggcaatctgatataggttatatatatatatatatatatatatatatatatatatatatatatatatatatatatatatatatatatatatatatatatatatacacacacacacacacataataacatcaaacatttctgcatattagtcatgttataagagaaaaatcagagcaatgacaacaaacctcaaaatagataaacatcagcaccaaaaacaaaagaagtagtatggttcattcagcatctatactccacagttcttttttttcctggatttggagatcctcttccatcatgagtcccctggaactcttttgtaccattgcattggtgagaagaatctagtctatcacagtagatcaacacacaatgttgatgatactgtgtacaatgttcttctggttctgctcatctcactcatcatcagcccatgcaagaccctccaggtttctccgaactcctcctgctcatcatttcttacagcacaatagtattccattgtattcatataccacaacttgtctagccattccccaattgatgggcaccccctcaacttccaattccttgccaccacaaaaagaacagctataaatatttttgcacatgtgggtccctttcccctttccatgttttctttgggaaaaagacccaaaagtggtattgctgggtcaaaggatatgcacagctttatcgccctttgggcataattccaaattgctctccagaatggctggatcagttcacagctccaccaacaatgcattagtgttccaatttttccacagcttctccaacatttattattttccttttttgtcattttagccaatctgataggtgtcaggtggtacctcagagttgttttaatttgcatctctctaatcattagagatttggagcgttttttcatatgggaatagatagctttggtttcttcatcagaaaactgcctgttcatatcctttgaccatttctcaattggggaatgacttggattcttataaatttgatttagttccctatatattttagaaatgaggcctttatcagaagtactggccataaaaattgtttcccagctttctgcctcccttctaattttggatgcattgtttctgtttgtacaaaaattttttaatttaatgtaatcaaaatcatccattttgcattttataatatattccatctcttgtttggtcataaactgttttcctttccaaagatctgataggtagactgttcctttctctcctaatttacctatggtatcacctcttatgtctaaatcatgtatccattttgaccttattttagtataaggtgtcagatgttggtctatgcctaatttctgccatactatcttccagttttcccagcagtttttgtcaaatactgagttcctatcccagaagctggagtctttgggtttatcaaacactacattactagtgtcatttactactgcgtttcctgtgcctagcctagtccattgatctaccactctattttttagccagtaccagatagttttgatgactgccgctttatagtaaagctctccaggtttggtaccgctaacccttcttcctgtgaattttttttcattatttccctggatagtcttgattttttgtttttccagatgaattttgttgttattttttctagctgtttaaatattttttaggtagtctgattagtatggtactgaataagtaaattaatttaggcagtattgccatttttactatattagctctgcctatccatgaacaactgatatctttccaattatttagatctgatttgatttgtgtgaagagtgtttggtagttgtgttcatagagttcctgggtttgtcttggcaagtagactcccaaatattttatattatctaccgttactttaaatggaatttctctttctgtctcttgctgctggactttgttggtcatgtatagaaatgcagatgatttatgtggatttattttatattagccTTTCTTCTAATGCTGACTTTTACTAATGATgagtttttaaaatagtattttgtatattactttcagatttgcaaaacactttgttttctcattttagtaCTGCATATGCCCCAAATTACTGGTATAATTTAGCAAAGAAGCTTAGTTTTTCTTAACTTGGATATTATTACTGTAAATGGTCTATTACAGATGTAGGAACAGTAATATGTGTTCAGTATATAAAATGTGCCCTGTATTCCAGGGCACATGGCATTAATGCCCATAACAAAACAATTAGCAAACCTGTTAATGAATGTCCTGTTTCTCTTTCTACCATCATTTCAGATTGCTGAGTTCTTTAAACAACACGATTTATCTCTTCTGACACTGGTTGATTTCTATTCTctgaagctttttcttttttcagatcaACTAAAATAGTATTGAAAGCTGATGATGATCTCGATGGCCTAATTAATGAAATCTTTGAAGAGCCCTGTTTTGACAGAAACCCTATTGTGAGTAGAGTCCCAGGAACATAgttatttttccttctgtatttCAGAATATATTTAGAATATTCAAAGCATTTGAAGATACAAGAGACTATACATATTCAGTTGAGTAAAGAGCACGGACTTCAGAATCAAAGGACCTCCATTCAGACCCTGGCTTTATTACATTTCACCTGTGTAACCTGGGACAATTTAATTAAtctctctgactctcagtttttttcatatgacttatAAAGTCCCTTACAACTCTCTAAGCCCTGTGAGCttgcatttaattatttttaaaaagcattattattTTGACTATAAGTgacaaaaggaatttggaaacTTAGATTTTCTGTTCATTAGGTGTTGTTAGCAATAATTAGAAACCAGGAGTGCTTTCAGTGCCAATAATGATCTCATTGATCATCAAAGCCATTGAGCTAATAAAATCTAAGGTTCTTCAGGACAGGGCTGTTTCACTTTTTGTCCTCAtatccttagtgcctagcacagggccaTATACATTATTGTGTACTTAATAGTAGTAAGTACCCAATAATAAACAGTGTAAATTATGGAATTGAATCTGCACCTATTTGCAGAAAGTTGTTTGATCTCAAAAACCACAACCTGTACAATTGTGCATAAGTCCAGTTGGTAACATACAGCAGTATTACAGTTGTTCTAAGAATTTACCTAATATGTACGTGTTAGTGGTTAgaacaaaaatgaggaaaataagaaaaatccaaatttaaaaaaaaaaacacaaaacttagAACCACATGCTGAAGGGCAAAAGGAGGGTAAACAAGATCAACCCACAGAACCCACATACAGACTGTGTTCTTAGAGAGTTATAATGCCATTTCAGTTGTCTTTTATCAGCCAGCTTGAAAATGGGCTGAAACAGGAAGCATTGACCAAAGACTCtggggaaagaaacaaaaacaaaagtgaaatgctctcaaggagcttacatttgattAGGGAAGACAGCATGTACATAATTAAGTGCATACCAAAAAATTCAAGGTAAATGCCTATGGAAGGGTTGGGCTCTAGCAGCTGGAGGGAGCAAGAAGTTTCATGCTGTTGTTACTTGGTAGTCTAGTGAAGACTTGGACCCCCCCTCGTGGAGTAATGTCTTTAAAATTATGCAGTTATCCCAAAAAAATATTGTAAACTAATTCATGAACTCTTGGGTTAAAAATCGCTGCTCCccaacaagtggttatccagcctcACCTTAAAGATCTCTTGTGACAGGTAATCCCACACTACCCACCTATTGAGGCAACACATCACTGTCAGAGTCAGAGTCCATACCTCCTGGCTTCTATTGTGTGTCACCTTAGTGCCTCAATTTGACAATATAGATATTACCTAAGATAAATATGTGGGATGGTCTTATGGTTACAGATTGTGATGAGAGGTAGCAGAAAGGAAGGGTTGGTGGGGAGAGCTATACATAGGGGCCACAAATATTCCTGAGAAGAGGAGACATAATTCCTAAGTGCTTGATAATATATTTCTGTATCTCAGCTCAAATGAGATTGTTTTTGTAGAGTGCTaaacacaatacctggcacaaaatggtactgtataaatgcttattccttcctctttccccttcttagaGCCACTTGGCCAACAGCATAAGCATGAGCCCAGAGATTAGAGAAAATGTGGTCCTAGACAGAAGTGGTGACCCTACCATCCATTCACATAAATCATGCTCCCCAAACAAAAAAGGGAGATTGAAACACTCGCACCAGGGGGAAAAATTCTTTTCACTTCAAATAAGAAGTTTACTtctggaaggagggaaagaaaaggcaaagagatatttttgtctttgtttagtTTGTTGTCACACCAGGCAAAGTAAAGGCCTGTCTGCAGAATTAATTCTACCAtgtccctttctcttcatctctttttggCAGAGAGCCTGCTTCCTGGTTGGTACATGTTATACAGTATCACATGCATagttaacacttaataaatgttagttaatgATGAGGATGTTATGTAACCATATAGGAACTACTCTATAGTTGTAACTAAGTATATCTACATTTTCCCTGAATTTCTATTGGCTAAGAATTTCATttgattaaaattaatattactgaAATTAACCAGGAGTCGGCTAGTTTATTTTTGGTTCAGGTAAGTACTACTCACATACCTTACAAAtgagtctgattttttttctcttctattgaaTTTTTCCAGAATGGTGTTTTAAACAGCAGGTTCTTCATATTAAATCATTAAACTGAAGTATTAACAGAAGAGTTAGAAAGTGACTCTAAATCTTCACATGTTAATAATAGGAATATATCATTTTCCTAGACTGAAAGTCAGCAGGGTGATTTACAAAGTCATTAGGGAGTTCTGCTTCTCCATGTTTGCTGCCTCTCAAGGATTTGGTCATTGTTTTTATTCCAGAAACTTTAAAATGATCACATTCAAATTTTTTGTTGAGgctgtttggatttttttttttaactttttcttacaAAATAAAGTAGAACCTGAGTTTTGCTGTTATAGTTCTCTAAAGctgtcctttctcttttattgttttgggggtttttttacaGAAATTAAAATCTAAATCCTCAAATCACACATCTGTCAGAGCTTCCATTCAAGTACTTGGCAAAAGGTAAGTTGAGATTTAGTGAATTAAACACACTAGTGAGCAAAAGTTAGGAATGCGGTGTAGTCATTCTTTGTTACCATTTAGACCACATTGACATTAAATAATAAAGCATTACTTTTCAGGAGAAGAACCAAGAGCAATATCTTATAATAGGCCAATGGCTTGTGACCCCATAGTGTAAAGGAAGTTTCTATATTGGAGATTATTGCTATTGTAAATAATCTGCCACATGAAAAAGCATGTGAACAGTTGCTCAGAA includes:
- the CFAP418 gene encoding protein C8orf37 homolog, which gives rise to MAEDLDDLLDEVESKFCGPKFLSPGPLERPPGRGNTVGCSRNSADREIEDDDSFDDDDEDDDEEDDDDDLRSTKIVLKADDDLDGLINEIFEEPCFDRNPIKLKSKSSNHTSVRASIQVLGKRCSPVYVGGSSAPCGIGTNTSQRTCDQLRCTACDFRVLSFDDYMWDKSCDYLFFRNNMPEFNKLKTKMTKRKGTRAYACQCSWRDVEELTDLRTDQQLRWVCGKHNE